Genomic segment of Rhodothermales bacterium:
CATCGTGTGTATTGGTGAAACGCTGGCTGAGCGCGAGGCCAACCGCGAGGAAGAAGTCGTCAGCCGGCAGGTGCGTGCCGCGCTGGATGGGTTCACGCTGACGTCTGCCGAACATCTGGTCCTGGCCTACGAACCGGTGTGGGCGATTGGGACGGGGCGGACGGCCACGCCGGAACAGGCACAGGCGATCCACGCGTTCATCCGCGGCTTACTGATTGAACAGTTTGGCGAGGCTCTGGGCCGCGCGATTCACATTTTGTACGGCGGTAGCATGAAGCCGTCGAATGCGGCGGAGTTGCTGGGGCAGAAGGATGTCGACGGCGGGTTGATCGGCGGCGCCGCCCTCAAGGCCGACGACTTCCTGGGCATCGTCGCGGCGGCGGAAGCCGTCAATCGCTAGAGGAAGACGAGGCCGGCGCGGCGGGCGTGCTAGGTGTGGCTGAGACTTTTTCGGCCGGCTTTTCGGAGGACCCTTCGGAAGCGCCGGCCGAACTCGTTTTGGCGGCGCCCCCGCTGCGCGGGTAGTCGGTCTGGTAAAAGCCACTTCCCTTAAAGACCAGTCCACCTGCGCCCCGAATGATGCGCTTCACGTGCATTCCGGTAGTCGGACAGGTCGTCAGCGCGGCTTCCGTGATGCGCTGCTCGAACTCGAAGGTCGTACCGTCTTCGCGCTTGTAGGTGTACGTGGGCATACGCTCTAAAATGGCGGTAAGTAAAGGCGTTCATGAGAAAGAGCGAGAGCATGCCTGAACGAATTCAGCTGGTCTCCCGGCACGAAGCCATCAACCAGAAAGCGGTGGCGAGGTTTCACCAGAGGGGCGCCGCTCGCCGGCGGTTTCAATCATGGGTGATGTTTGGCAGGATAGGAAGGGCCGGCCCCAGTATGGCCCGAAAGGCGATATCCGCGAGGTCCGACCGTACCTGGTTATGCTTTGTGTTGTCGCGCGTCGGGTAGACCCGATTGGTCAGGAGTACGACGAAGAGCTTTGCGTCGGGGTCGATCCAGATCGAGGTGCCTGTAAAT
This window contains:
- the tpiA gene encoding triose-phosphate isomerase, which codes for DMHFEDDGAFTGAVSGAMLASVGCHYVILGHSERRQFFGETDASVNRKTLKAPGSALIPIVCIGETLAEREANREEEVVSRQVRAALDGFTLTSAEHLVLAYEPVWAIGTGRTATPEQAQAIHAFIRGLLIEQFGEALGRAIHILYGGSMKPSNAAELLGQKDVDGGLIGGAALKADDFLGIVAAAEAVNR
- a CDS encoding FmdB family zinc ribbon protein encodes the protein MPTYTYKREDGTTFEFEQRITEAALTTCPTTGMHVKRIIRGAGGLVFKGSGFYQTDYPRSGGAAKTSSAGASEGSSEKPAEKVSATPSTPAAPASSSSSD